A window of the Burkholderia sp. 9120 genome harbors these coding sequences:
- the lptF gene encoding LPS export ABC transporter permease LptF — translation MIFERSLQRELAYTAGAVFMVLLTLVLTTMMIRIVGFAASGEIDPRDVLVLIGLTVIGYLAIMLVATLFVSILFVLTRWYKDSEMVVWLSSGVSLTQFIKPIGIFATPIIILIMFFVFVGWPWSNQQSKLIRARFQQRDEVSLLAPGQFRESATSHRVFFIEKMSPDQGHVENVFVTSTENGKVNVVVSKNGHTETHKNGDRFVVLENGRRYDGEPGHPDFRIMEFERYGVKIQSQPVVNTATSTGMSTLALLRNPTKENLAEFAWRAGLPLIALNLMLLAIPLAHQNPRRSRTINLVMAVLIYLTYSNLLNVVQSWIEQGKMSFGVGLVGLHVIVAVIVAFIFWLRVRNRPLFTRAMFNRSQGT, via the coding sequence ATGATCTTCGAACGCTCCCTCCAGCGCGAACTCGCGTATACGGCTGGTGCCGTGTTCATGGTTCTCCTCACGCTCGTGCTGACGACGATGATGATCCGCATCGTCGGCTTCGCGGCCTCGGGCGAGATCGATCCACGCGACGTGCTGGTCCTGATCGGACTGACCGTGATCGGCTACCTGGCGATCATGCTCGTCGCGACCCTGTTCGTGTCGATCCTGTTCGTCCTGACACGCTGGTACAAAGACTCCGAGATGGTCGTGTGGCTGTCCTCGGGCGTCAGCCTGACCCAGTTCATCAAGCCGATCGGTATTTTTGCCACGCCGATCATCATCCTCATCATGTTCTTCGTGTTCGTCGGCTGGCCGTGGTCGAACCAGCAGAGCAAGCTGATCCGCGCGCGCTTCCAGCAGCGCGACGAGGTCTCGCTGCTGGCGCCGGGTCAATTCCGCGAGTCGGCCACTAGCCACCGGGTGTTCTTCATCGAGAAGATGTCGCCCGATCAGGGGCACGTGGAGAACGTGTTCGTGACCAGCACCGAGAACGGCAAGGTCAACGTGGTGGTGTCGAAGAACGGACACACCGAGACGCATAAGAACGGCGACCGCTTCGTCGTGCTCGAAAACGGCCGGCGCTACGACGGCGAGCCGGGGCACCCCGACTTCCGCATCATGGAGTTCGAGCGCTATGGCGTGAAAATCCAGAGCCAGCCGGTCGTCAATACGGCGACCAGCACCGGCATGTCGACGCTCGCGCTGCTGCGCAATCCGACCAAAGAGAATCTCGCCGAATTCGCGTGGCGCGCCGGGCTGCCTTTGATCGCGCTCAATCTGATGCTGCTGGCGATTCCTCTCGCGCACCAGAATCCGCGACGCAGTCGCACCATCAATCTGGTGATGGCGGTGCTGATCTATCTGACGTATTCGAATCTGTTGAACGTGGTGCAGTCGTGGATCGAGCAAGGCAAGATGTCGTTCGGCGTCGGGCTGGTGGGACTCCATGTGATCGTCGCGGTGATCGTCGCGTTTATCTTCTGGCTGCGCGTGCGCAACCGCCCGCTGTTCACGCGGGCCATGTTCAACCGTTCGCAGGGGACCTGA
- the lptG gene encoding LPS export ABC transporter permease LptG encodes MRIYERYFARQIYLTFIFILFAFSGLFFFFDLINELNSVGHGNYKFQYAVLRVALQTPSRFYEIIPVAALISAIYVFAQMAANSEYTIFRVSGLATNQALRSLLKIGIPLVFLTYLIGEVVGPYTDQLSERVRLEALGSSVSSNFQSGVWVKDTLTARADGEQVTRFVNVGELKPDATISNVRIYEFDSKFRLSNVRIAKSGKYQPPGHWQLTDVTDTQLIDVPPPPGTPADALNPVYRATQVSLPEYSLRSELTPQILSVLLVSPDRMSMFNLFRYIQHLTENHQDTQRYEIALWRKVLYPFAVFVMLVLSLPFAYLHTRAGVVGVKVFGGIMLGMSFQLFNTLFSHIGTLNTWPAPLTAATPGLVYLVLGLVGLKWVDRH; translated from the coding sequence ATGCGCATTTATGAAAGGTATTTCGCGCGTCAGATCTACCTCACGTTCATCTTCATTCTGTTTGCGTTTTCGGGTCTGTTCTTCTTCTTCGACCTGATCAACGAACTGAATTCGGTTGGGCACGGTAACTACAAGTTTCAATATGCGGTGCTGCGGGTCGCGCTGCAGACGCCGTCGCGCTTCTACGAAATCATTCCGGTTGCCGCGTTGATCAGCGCGATTTATGTGTTCGCGCAGATGGCGGCGAATTCCGAGTACACGATTTTTCGGGTGTCCGGGCTGGCGACCAATCAGGCGTTGCGGTCATTGCTGAAGATCGGGATTCCGCTGGTGTTCCTGACGTATCTGATCGGCGAAGTGGTTGGACCTTATACGGATCAGTTGTCGGAGCGGGTGCGGCTGGAGGCACTGGGGTCGTCGGTGTCGAGTAACTTCCAGTCGGGTGTGTGGGTGAAGGACACGCTTACCGCGCGGGCCGATGGTGAGCAGGTGACGCGCTTCGTGAACGTCGGCGAGTTGAAGCCGGATGCGACGATCAGCAATGTGCGGATCTATGAGTTCGATTCGAAATTCCGTTTGTCGAATGTGCGGATCGCTAAAAGCGGTAAGTATCAGCCGCCGGGCCATTGGCAATTGACCGATGTGACCGATACGCAGTTGATCGACGTGCCGCCGCCTCCCGGGACGCCTGCGGATGCGTTGAATCCGGTTTATCGCGCGACTCAGGTTAGCTTGCCGGAGTATTCGCTGCGCTCGGAATTGACGCCGCAGATTCTGTCAGTGCTGCTGGTGTCGCCGGATCGGATGTCGATGTTCAATCTGTTCCGGTATATCCAGCATCTGACCGAGAATCATCAGGATACGCAGCGGTATGAGATCGCGCTCTGGCGTAAGGTCTTGTATCCGTTTGCGGTGTTCGTGATGCTGGTTTTGTCGTTGCCGTTTGCTTATCTGCATACGCGGGCTGGAGTGGTGGGGGTCAAGGTGTTCGGTGGGATCATGCTAGGGATGAGTTTTCAACTCTTCAACACGCTGTTCTCGCATATCGGCACTTTGAATACCTGGCCTGCGCCTTTGACCGCGGCTACGCCTGGGTTGGTTTATCTCGTGCTTGGGCTGGTTGGGTTAAAGTGGGTTGATCGGCATTAG
- a CDS encoding CbiX/SirB N-terminal domain-containing protein: MATHGLVLFGHGARDARWREPFERLAEKLRGARTADASAGPVVLAFLELMEPDLPAAVGELASGGCDLVTVVPVFFGQGGHVRKDLPLVIERCRGLYPSVQIKCAGAVGEDEGVLDAVALYCLRQV; the protein is encoded by the coding sequence ATGGCTACGCATGGGCTGGTTTTGTTTGGGCACGGTGCAAGGGATGCGCGCTGGCGGGAGCCGTTTGAGAGGCTCGCTGAGAAGCTGCGCGGAGCTCGTACGGCTGATGCCTCGGCCGGGCCGGTTGTGCTGGCGTTTCTTGAGTTGATGGAGCCGGATTTGCCTGCCGCTGTGGGTGAGCTTGCCTCCGGTGGCTGTGACCTTGTGACCGTTGTGCCGGTTTTTTTTGGGCAAGGGGGGCATGTACGGAAAGATTTGCCTCTCGTCATCGAGCGCTGTCGCGGGCTTTATCCCTCTGTTCAGATTAAGTGCGCGGGTGCTGTTGGGGAAGATGAGGGTGTTCTTGATGCTGTCGCGCTTTATTGCCTTCGGCAGGTTTAG
- the cobA gene encoding uroporphyrinogen-III C-methyltransferase, with product MGKVYLIGAGPGAADLITVRGARLLGSADVVLHDALVEPAMLDYAPSHARRIAVGKRCGQLSTAQQFINKQIVDAALEHQVVVRLKGGDPMLFGRADEEMRALEAAGIEYEVVPGITAALASAASLKRSLTLRGVSRSVALATFSRAAGSDEIREQVNADSVVFYMGRDSGVEIAQQLIEAGRPASTPVAIVEACSTPRERILTLTLEGLACGEAVRWVDAAQPSLLMIGEAFAERQVDGVGRSADGILAAA from the coding sequence ATGGGTAAGGTTTATTTGATCGGCGCAGGGCCGGGTGCCGCGGATCTCATTACCGTGCGCGGTGCGCGGCTTTTGGGTTCGGCTGATGTGGTGCTGCATGATGCTTTGGTCGAGCCGGCTATGCTCGACTATGCACCTTCGCACGCGCGGCGGATTGCTGTTGGGAAGCGGTGTGGGCAGCTTTCTACCGCGCAGCAGTTCATCAATAAGCAGATTGTGGATGCTGCGCTTGAACATCAGGTTGTTGTCCGGCTCAAGGGCGGCGATCCTATGCTGTTCGGGCGCGCCGATGAGGAAATGCGGGCGCTTGAGGCGGCTGGGATCGAGTATGAGGTTGTGCCTGGCATCACCGCTGCGCTGGCTAGTGCGGCTTCTTTGAAGCGGTCTTTGACGCTGCGAGGGGTTTCTCGGAGTGTGGCTTTGGCGACTTTTAGTCGGGCTGCTGGGTCTGATGAGATTCGTGAGCAGGTTAATGCGGATTCGGTTGTGTTTTATATGGGCCGGGATAGTGGGGTTGAGATTGCTCAGCAGTTGATCGAGGCTGGGCGGCCTGCTTCTACGCCTGTGGCGATCGTTGAGGCTTGTAGTACGCCTCGGGAACGGATTCTGACGCTCACGCTTGAGGGTCTCGCCTGTGGTGAGGCGGTGAGGTGGGTTGATGCTGCGCAGCCTAGCTTGTTGATGATTGGGGAGGCTTTTGCTGAGCGGCAGGTGGATGGGGTTGGTCGCTCCGCGGATGGGATTCTGGCGGCGGCTTGA
- a CDS encoding GTP-binding protein, whose protein sequence is MSGIHQPEDLGVLRFITAGSVDDGKSTLIGRLLYDSKAVLSDQLSALSRAKNKRTVGDEIDLSLLTDGLEAEREQGITIDVAYRYFATAKRKFIIADTPGHEQYTRNMVTGASTAHAAIILVDATRVTFVDGVAQLLPQTKRHSAIVKLLGLQHAIVAINKMDLVDYSEQRFNEIRDAYVELARQLGLSDVRFVPVSALKGDNIVTASESMPWYAGEPLLDLLEALPVEIPTGQALRFPVQWVARQDGSQADDFRGYMGRVEAGEVKVGDTVVVLPANREATVAEIIAPVVGGTALVDRAFAGQTVTIRLAEDVDVSRGDTFVLREEAPEPAKKLEADLCWFDDTPLSTQRKYLLKQTTNTVFARIGAIKEVLDVHTLSQATDRKELAMNDIGRVALTLQKPLVCDVYDSHQGTGAFVLIDEATHHTVAAGMIRAFSA, encoded by the coding sequence ATGAGCGGTATTCACCAACCAGAAGACCTCGGCGTGCTGCGTTTCATCACCGCGGGCAGTGTCGACGATGGCAAGAGCACGTTGATCGGCCGCCTGCTGTACGACAGCAAGGCCGTGTTGAGCGACCAGCTCTCGGCGCTGTCGCGCGCGAAGAATAAGCGTACCGTCGGCGACGAAATCGATCTGTCGCTGCTGACCGACGGCCTCGAAGCCGAACGCGAGCAGGGCATTACGATCGACGTCGCGTATCGTTACTTCGCGACCGCGAAGCGCAAGTTCATCATTGCCGATACGCCGGGTCACGAGCAGTACACGCGCAATATGGTGACGGGTGCGTCGACCGCGCATGCGGCGATCATTCTGGTCGATGCGACGCGCGTCACGTTTGTCGATGGCGTCGCGCAATTGCTGCCGCAGACCAAGCGTCACAGCGCGATCGTCAAGCTGCTCGGTTTGCAGCATGCGATCGTCGCGATCAACAAGATGGATCTGGTCGACTACAGCGAGCAACGCTTCAACGAGATTCGCGATGCGTATGTCGAACTCGCGCGTCAGTTGGGTCTAAGCGATGTGCGCTTCGTGCCGGTGTCGGCGTTGAAGGGCGACAACATCGTGACCGCGAGCGAAAGCATGCCGTGGTATGCGGGCGAGCCGCTGCTGGACTTGCTCGAAGCGTTGCCGGTGGAGATTCCGACGGGTCAGGCGCTGCGTTTCCCGGTGCAATGGGTCGCGCGTCAGGACGGCAGCCAGGCCGACGATTTCCGCGGCTACATGGGCCGTGTCGAAGCGGGCGAAGTGAAGGTGGGCGACACGGTCGTCGTGCTGCCGGCGAATCGCGAAGCCACGGTGGCCGAGATTATCGCGCCGGTGGTGGGCGGCACGGCGCTGGTGGATCGTGCGTTTGCCGGTCAGACGGTGACGATCCGTCTCGCGGAAGACGTCGACGTGTCGCGTGGCGATACGTTCGTGCTGCGTGAAGAAGCGCCGGAGCCGGCGAAGAAGCTCGAAGCCGATCTCTGCTGGTTCGACGACACGCCGCTGTCGACGCAACGCAAGTATCTGTTGAAGCAGACCACCAATACGGTGTTCGCGCGCATCGGTGCGATCAAGGAAGTGCTCGACGTGCATACGCTGTCGCAGGCGACCGATCGCAAGGAACTGGCGATGAACGATATCGGCCGTGTTGCGCTGACCTTGCAGAAGCCGCTGGTGTGCGATGTGTATGATTCGCATCAGGGGACGGGGGCGTTCGTGCTGATCGACGAGGCGACGCACCATACCGTCGCGGCTGGGATGATTCGGGCGTTTTCGGCTTAA
- the cysD gene encoding sulfate adenylyltransferase subunit CysD, which translates to MSTTLDSTVNAPLANTANRMDHLDWLEAESIHILRELVAECSKPALLFSGGKDSVVVLHLALKAFGIGANRKTVLPFPLVHIDTGHNYDEVIDFRDRRAKEIGAELVVGHVEDSIKRGTVRLRRELDSRNAAQAVTLLETIAEHGYTALIGGARRDEEKARAKERIFSFRDEFGQWDPKAQRPELWSLYNARLHNGEHLRVFPISNWTELDVWQYIAREQLELPSIYYAHEREIVRRNGLLVPVTPLTPMREGETSETALVRFRTVGDISCTCPVESDADDLEKIIAETAVTEITERGATRMDDQVSEAAMEQRKKQGYF; encoded by the coding sequence ATGAGCACCACGCTCGACTCCACTGTGAACGCACCACTCGCTAATACGGCAAACCGGATGGATCACCTCGATTGGCTCGAAGCCGAGTCGATTCATATCCTGCGCGAACTGGTCGCCGAATGCAGTAAGCCCGCGCTGCTGTTTTCGGGCGGCAAGGATTCGGTCGTCGTGCTGCATCTGGCGCTGAAGGCCTTCGGCATCGGCGCGAATCGCAAGACCGTGCTGCCGTTCCCGCTTGTGCATATCGATACCGGCCACAACTACGACGAAGTGATCGACTTCCGCGATCGCCGCGCGAAAGAGATCGGCGCGGAGCTGGTGGTGGGTCACGTCGAAGATTCGATCAAACGCGGCACCGTACGTCTGCGCCGCGAACTGGATTCGCGCAACGCCGCGCAAGCGGTGACGCTGCTCGAGACTATCGCCGAACACGGCTATACCGCGCTGATCGGCGGCGCGCGCCGTGACGAAGAAAAGGCCCGTGCGAAAGAACGCATCTTCTCGTTCCGCGACGAATTCGGTCAGTGGGATCCGAAGGCGCAACGCCCGGAACTGTGGAGCCTGTATAACGCGCGTCTGCATAACGGCGAACATCTGCGCGTGTTTCCGATTTCGAACTGGACCGAACTCGACGTGTGGCAGTACATCGCTCGCGAACAGCTTGAGTTGCCGTCGATCTATTACGCGCATGAGCGCGAGATCGTGCGCCGCAATGGTCTGCTCGTGCCGGTTACGCCGCTCACGCCGATGCGTGAAGGCGAGACCAGCGAGACCGCGCTGGTGCGTTTCCGGACCGTTGGCGATATTAGCTGCACGTGCCCGGTGGAAAGCGATGCGGATGATCTCGAGAAGATCATCGCCGAAACGGCCGTGACCGAAATCACGGAACGCGGCGCGACGCGGATGGACGACCAGGTGTCCGAAGCCGCGATGGAACAGCGTAAGAAGCAAGGTTACTTTTAA
- a CDS encoding phosphoadenylyl-sulfate reductase produces the protein MTIATSLTPELAAKVERLDALLDSIAARHENVKLASSLAAEDMLLTHAILSRGVKIGIFSLNTGRLHAETLGMLDRVKDRYGYDIEQFHPLAASVDEYVSSHGLNAFYESVDLRKRCCEVRKVEPLNRALSDVSAWVTGQRREQSVTRAELHAEEHDAARDIAKFNPLTDWTETEVWDYLKAFDVPVNPLHARGYPSIGCEPCTRAIRPGEDSRAGRWWWESRDTKECGLHITTITPIPFNSSESASGLKV, from the coding sequence ATGACGATCGCCACCTCGCTCACGCCGGAACTCGCTGCGAAGGTCGAGCGCCTCGATGCGCTGCTCGATTCGATCGCCGCGCGTCACGAGAACGTGAAGCTCGCCAGCAGCCTCGCGGCGGAAGACATGCTGCTCACCCACGCGATCCTGTCGCGCGGCGTGAAGATCGGCATCTTCTCGCTGAACACGGGCCGTTTGCATGCGGAAACGCTCGGCATGCTCGATCGCGTGAAGGATCGCTATGGCTACGACATCGAACAGTTTCATCCGCTGGCGGCGTCGGTTGACGAATATGTCAGCTCGCACGGCCTGAACGCGTTCTATGAAAGCGTCGATTTGCGCAAGCGCTGCTGCGAAGTCCGCAAGGTCGAGCCGCTGAATCGCGCGCTGTCGGATGTCAGCGCGTGGGTGACGGGGCAACGCCGCGAGCAGTCGGTGACACGTGCCGAACTGCACGCGGAAGAGCACGACGCCGCGCGCGACATCGCCAAGTTCAATCCGCTTACCGATTGGACCGAAACCGAAGTGTGGGATTATCTGAAGGCGTTCGACGTGCCGGTCAATCCGCTGCATGCGCGCGGCTATCCGAGCATTGGCTGCGAGCCGTGTACGCGCGCGATCCGTCCCGGTGAAGATAGCCGGGCAGGACGCTGGTGGTGGGAATCTCGCGATACGAAGGAATGTGGGTTGCATATCACGACGATTACCCCGATTCCGTTCAATAGCAGCGAGAGTGCATCGGGCCTGAAAGTTTAG
- a CDS encoding DUF934 domain-containing protein has product MASIIKNRAIVNDDWTLVRPAEDGSLPAVNDLPAGKVLVPLALWQAERDALAASRGAAEIGVWLAPDSEPADLVADFDKIALIGVDFPVFRDGRGYSIGRLLRERYGYKGELRAIGDVLRDQITFMFRCGFDAYALREDKDFDDALKAFDEFSVQYQGAVDNPLPWFRRREAAAAAASEKASA; this is encoded by the coding sequence ATGGCTTCTATCATCAAGAATCGCGCGATCGTCAACGATGACTGGACGCTCGTGCGTCCCGCCGAAGACGGCTCGCTGCCGGCCGTGAACGACTTGCCCGCGGGCAAGGTGCTGGTGCCGCTCGCGTTGTGGCAGGCTGAACGCGATGCGCTTGCCGCTTCGCGCGGCGCCGCCGAAATCGGCGTGTGGCTCGCGCCGGATAGCGAACCGGCGGATCTCGTCGCCGACTTCGACAAGATCGCGCTGATCGGCGTGGACTTCCCGGTGTTCCGCGACGGTCGTGGTTACAGCATTGGCCGCCTGCTGCGCGAGCGTTATGGCTACAAGGGCGAACTGCGTGCGATCGGCGACGTGCTGCGCGATCAGATTACGTTTATGTTTCGCTGCGGTTTCGATGCTTACGCGCTGCGCGAGGACAAAGATTTTGACGACGCGCTGAAGGCGTTCGACGAATTCAGCGTGCAGTATCAGGGCGCGGTGGATAACCCGTTGCCGTGGTTCCGCCGTCGTGAAGCGGCTGCCGCTGCTGCATCGGAAAAGGCTTCGGCATGA
- a CDS encoding nitrite/sulfite reductase, with protein MYQYDQYDQTIVDERVAQYADQVRRRLSGELSEEEFRPLRLQNGLYMQRHAYMHRIAIPYGNLRSDQMRVLAQIAREHDRGYGHFSTRSNIQYNWIQLEETPEILRKLAAVQMHGIQTSGNCIRNITADQFAGVAPDEMVDPRPWAEILRQWSTFHPEFAWLPRKFKIAVSGSKEDRAAVQIHDMGVYLKKNEQGELVADILAGGGMGRTPIIGAIIRKDLPWQHLLSYCEAVLRVYNRYGRRDNIYKARIKILVKALSPEKFSAQVEEEWQHLKDGPATLTQAEVDRVSQYFQPPVYEKLADTDASFEKHLLENRAFARWVERNVRPHKVSGYSSVTLSLKPTTIAPGDATDAQMEAVADWADEYSLGEIRVSHEQNLILANVKKRDLFALWEKAKAQGFATPNIGLLTDIIACPGGDFCSLANAKSIPIALAIQERFNDLDYVYDLGDVSLNISGCINACGHHHVGNIGILGVDKDGSEWYQVTLGGEQGSGANGANLGRVIGPSFSAEEMPDVMSKVIDTFVENRHEGERFIETYNRIGMAPFKERVYASRQPAHA; from the coding sequence ATGTACCAATACGATCAGTACGACCAGACCATCGTCGATGAACGCGTCGCGCAGTACGCCGATCAGGTTCGCCGCCGCTTGTCGGGCGAATTGAGCGAAGAGGAGTTTCGTCCGCTGCGTCTGCAGAATGGCCTGTACATGCAGCGCCACGCGTACATGCACCGCATCGCGATTCCTTACGGCAACCTGCGCAGCGACCAGATGCGCGTGCTCGCGCAGATCGCACGCGAACACGACCGCGGTTACGGCCATTTCTCGACGCGCTCGAACATCCAGTACAACTGGATCCAGCTCGAAGAAACGCCGGAAATCCTGCGCAAGCTCGCCGCGGTGCAGATGCACGGCATCCAGACCTCGGGCAATTGCATCCGCAACATCACCGCGGACCAGTTCGCCGGCGTCGCGCCGGACGAAATGGTCGATCCGCGGCCGTGGGCGGAAATCCTGCGTCAATGGTCGACGTTCCACCCGGAATTCGCGTGGCTGCCGCGCAAGTTCAAGATCGCCGTGTCGGGTTCGAAAGAAGACCGCGCTGCCGTGCAGATTCACGACATGGGCGTGTATCTGAAGAAGAACGAGCAGGGCGAACTGGTGGCCGACATTCTGGCCGGCGGCGGCATGGGCCGCACGCCGATCATCGGCGCGATCATCCGCAAAGACTTGCCGTGGCAACACCTGCTGTCGTACTGCGAAGCCGTGCTGCGCGTGTATAACCGCTACGGTCGCCGCGACAACATCTACAAAGCGCGGATCAAGATTCTCGTGAAGGCATTGAGCCCGGAGAAATTCTCGGCGCAGGTCGAAGAAGAATGGCAGCACCTGAAGGACGGTCCGGCGACGCTCACGCAAGCCGAAGTGGATCGCGTGTCGCAGTACTTCCAGCCGCCGGTGTACGAAAAACTGGCCGATACCGACGCTTCGTTCGAAAAGCATCTGCTGGAAAACCGTGCGTTCGCCCGTTGGGTCGAGCGTAATGTGCGTCCGCATAAGGTGTCGGGCTATTCGTCGGTGACGCTGTCGCTGAAGCCGACCACCATCGCCCCGGGCGATGCGACGGATGCGCAGATGGAAGCCGTCGCCGATTGGGCCGACGAGTATTCGCTCGGCGAGATTCGCGTGTCGCACGAACAGAATCTGATTCTCGCGAACGTCAAGAAGCGCGATCTGTTCGCGCTGTGGGAAAAGGCCAAGGCGCAGGGTTTCGCGACGCCGAATATCGGGTTGCTGACCGATATCATCGCGTGCCCGGGCGGCGATTTCTGCTCGCTCGCGAATGCGAAGTCGATTCCGATCGCGCTGGCGATCCAGGAGCGCTTCAACGATCTCGACTACGTGTACGACCTCGGCGACGTGTCGCTGAATATCTCGGGTTGTATCAATGCGTGCGGTCACCACCACGTCGGCAACATCGGCATTCTGGGCGTCGATAAGGACGGCTCGGAGTGGTATCAGGTGACGCTCGGCGGCGAGCAGGGATCGGGTGCGAACGGCGCGAACCTCGGCCGCGTGATCGGCCCGTCGTTCTCTGCGGAAGAAATGCCGGACGTGATGAGCAAAGTGATCGATACGTTTGTCGAAAATCGCCACGAAGGCGAGCGCTTCATCGAAACGTATAACCGCATCGGCATGGCTCCGTTCAAGGAACGTGTGTACGCCTCGCGTCAACCGGCTCACGCGTAA
- a CDS encoding CysB family HTH-type transcriptional regulator: MNLHQFRFVREAVRQNFNLTEAAKALFTSQPGVSKAIIELEDELGVEIFTRHGKRVRSLTEPGRIILQSVEKILQEVESLKRVGKDYAAQDQGNLVIAATHTQARYSLPAAIAEFKKRFPKVHLSILQGSPTQVAEMVIHDQADLAIATEAIANYKELVSLPCFQWHHVAVMQPDHPLLDRKLLSLDDLTQYPLITYDNAFAGRTKINEAFRLRGLHPDIVLEAIDADVIKTYVELGLGVGIMADIAFNAERDRHLRAMPVGHLFGSNVTRVALKNGAYLRSYVYTLVELLSPSMNRKLIEQALKGEHETYEL, translated from the coding sequence ATGAACCTGCACCAATTCCGCTTCGTCCGCGAGGCCGTGCGGCAGAATTTCAACCTGACGGAAGCGGCCAAGGCGCTGTTCACCAGCCAGCCGGGCGTTTCCAAGGCGATCATCGAGCTGGAAGACGAACTGGGCGTCGAGATCTTCACGCGGCACGGCAAGCGGGTACGCTCGCTGACCGAGCCGGGGCGCATCATTTTGCAGTCAGTCGAGAAGATCCTGCAGGAAGTGGAGAGTCTCAAGCGGGTCGGTAAAGATTACGCGGCGCAGGATCAGGGCAATCTGGTCATTGCCGCGACCCACACGCAGGCGCGCTATTCGCTGCCAGCGGCAATCGCCGAGTTCAAAAAGCGTTTCCCGAAGGTTCACCTTTCGATTCTGCAAGGCAGCCCGACCCAGGTTGCCGAAATGGTGATCCACGATCAGGCCGACCTGGCGATCGCCACCGAAGCCATCGCCAACTATAAGGAGCTGGTGTCGCTGCCCTGCTTCCAGTGGCATCACGTCGCGGTGATGCAGCCGGATCATCCCCTACTCGACCGAAAACTTTTGTCGCTGGATGATCTGACCCAGTATCCGCTGATCACCTACGACAACGCGTTCGCCGGCCGCACCAAGATCAACGAGGCGTTCCGCCTGCGCGGGCTGCACCCGGACATCGTGCTGGAGGCGATCGACGCCGACGTGATCAAGACCTACGTGGAGTTGGGTCTGGGCGTCGGCATCATGGCGGATATCGCGTTCAACGCCGAACGCGACCGTCATTTGCGCGCCATGCCGGTCGGCCACCTGTTCGGCAGCAACGTGACGCGGGTCGCGCTGAAAAACGGCGCGTATCTGCGCAGCTATGTGTACACGCTCGTCGAGCTGTTGTCGCCGAGCATGAATCGCAAGCTGATCGAACAGGCGCTGAAGGGCGAACACGAAACCTACGAACTTTGA